In the Leishmania mexicana MHOM/GT/2001/U1103 complete genome, chromosome 31 genome, one interval contains:
- a CDS encoding vacuolar sorting-like protein, translating to MVLVLVIGDTWVPQRASGVPEVFCKMFSPGRIHKLLITGGVGSKEMYDYLRTIAPEVHCVTSSVDRRWTDHMPESVVLTVEGLKLGLIHGHQVPVGDKDSLAAVQRELDVDVLVSGSTHQSKYFEFDSHLFINPGSLSGADTEYEVNVVPSFMLLDIQDKSVVTFIYQYHPEDETGGGGGTASEDLAAAGTVPGLRIKKKEWAKE from the coding sequence ATGGTTCTCGTGCTCGTCATAGGTGACACGTGGGTGCCGCAGCGGGCCAGTGGCGTCCCGGAGGTGTTTTGCAAGATGTTCTCGCCTGGCCGCATTCACAAGCTGTTGATCACGGGTGGCGTCGGGAGCAAGGAAATGTACGACTACTTGCGCACGATTGCCCCCGAGGTGCACTGTGTGACGAGCAGCGTCGACCGACGATGGACAGATCACATGCCCGAGAGCGTCGTGCTGACGGTTGAAGGCCTCAAGCTCGGGCTGATTCATGGCCACCAAGTACCTGTGGGGGACAAAGActctctcgccgccgtgcagcggGAGCTGGACGTGGACGTGCTCGTGTCGGGCTCTACACACCAGTCGAAGTACTTCGAGTTTGATTCCCACCTCTTTATCAACCCAGGCTCTCTTAGTGGCGCGGACACAGAGTACGAGGTGAATGTTGTGCCCTCCTTTATGCTGTTGGACATCCAGGACAAGTCTGTGGTCACCTTCATTTACCAGTATCACCCAGAGGACgagaccggcggcggcggcggcactgctAGCGAGGActtggcggcggctgggACGGTGCCGGGCCTCAGGATCAAGAAGAAGGAATGGGCGAAGGAGTGA
- a CDS encoding putative dynein: MTEITYSYSRPAREFGRMPEFQANDSEIIADIAPNEVIKDTFTSQNPKDSQVQNVPQLSEASTNTESVRIKNHAQYHGEGGWPHAVDPTEFEEKMKYCKKVEREEVYLQTCARLAEQCVECCVKQNTAMDIYGHYFPEAPPAEEETMGPASLKVWAVLKDPSEEKRTAAALSWQNEGRRIAVAYSRLKFQSQTPTMSTNSHIWDIMNHNEPVETLVTPSPLCSIEYYSKDPHLIAGGSWNGVVQYWDTRQPNRPAARSLIEESHKDPVWSLKWLQSKSGELLSVSTDGNVFVWDCRLPEKPMTIHSIAEDNLVLQPRSNDGGARGVLGGLCLDYDPQVGGPAKYMIGTEQGTILSCNRKGKTQHEKLLPNTFNGHHGPVYSVQRNPVFSKYFLTVGDWTARLWFEDFKFTSMFSTFYHKAYLTCGVWHTVRPGVFFTTRMDGYVDVWDLMLRQTTPSVSFQVSDYALHTIKPSQSGNYVATGGIDGNVSLIELSPSLCTLAPDEKNIIGTLLENESLRDKNLDRAMKERRAVERQRQHRSTLISGITRRPTTEEAALDDVAAKYVERVNAEKAQDIHTREEADALRLKALEDLEDGIDLYD, encoded by the coding sequence ATGACGGAGATCACGTACAGCTACTCGCGGCCGGCCCGCGAGTTTGGCCGCATGCCGGAGTTTCAGGCCAACGACAGCGAAATTATTGCCGACATCGCACCGAATGAGGTGATCAAGGACACCTTCACGTCGCAGAACCCCAAGGATAGCCAGGTGCAGAATGTGCCACAGCTGTCCGAGGCGAGCACGAATACCGAGTCCGTGCGCATCAAAAATCACGCACAGTATCACGGTGAAGGTGGCTGGCCGCACGCCGTCGACCCGACCGAGTTCGAGGAGAAGATGAAGTACTGCAAGAAAgtggagcgggaggaggtCTACCTGCAGACGTGCGCGCGACTCGCCGAGCAGTGCGTCGAGTGCTGCGTGAAGCAGAACACGGCGATGGACATATACGGCCACTACTTCCCTGAAGCTCCTCCGGCTGAAGAGGAGACGATGGGGCCTGCATCGCTGAAGGTCTGGGCGGTGCTGAAGGATCCATCCGAAGAGAAacgcacggcggcagctctCTCGTGGCAGAACGAGGGCCGCCGGATTGCCGTGGCCTATTCTCGACTCAAGTTCCAGAGCCAGACGCCGACGATGAGCACGAACTCGCACATTTGGGACATAATGAACCACAACGAGCCTGTTGAGACGCTCGTCACGCCGTCACCACTGTGCAGCATCGAGTACTACTCAAAGGATCCTCACCTGATCGCGGGTGGGAGCTGGAACGGTGTCGTGCAGTACTGGGACACCCGCCAACCGAACCGCCCGGCCGCCCGCTCCCTCATCGAGGAGAGCCACAAGGATCCGGTATGGTCCCTGAAGTGGCTGCAGAGCAAGTCTGGCGAGTTACTGTCCGTCTCCACGGATGGAAACGTCTTTGTGTGGGATTGCCGTCTGCCGGAGAAGCCGATGACAATCCATTCCATTGCCGAGGACAACCtagtgctgcagccgcgcagcaacgacggcggcgcccgAGGTGTCCTCGGCGGCCTGTGCCTCGACTACGACCCGCAGGTGGGTGGACCAGCCAAGTACATGATCGGCACCGAGCAGGGTACGATCTTGTCCTGCAATCGCAAGGGCAAGACCCAGCACGAGAAGCTGCTGCCGAACACCTTCAACGGCCACCACGGGCCGGTCTACAGCGTGCAGCGCAACCCCGTCTTCTCCAAGTACTTCCTCACGGTCGGCGATTGGACGGCGCGCTTGTGGTTCGAGGACTTCAAGTTCACGTCCATGTTTAGCACCTTCTACCACAAGGCATACTTGACCTGCGGTGTGTGGCACACGGTGCGGCCCGGCGTCTTCTTCACGACTCGCATGGACGGGTACGTGGATGTGTGGGATTTGATGCTGCGCCAGACCACGCCCTCCGTGTCTTTCCAGGTGTCTGACTATGCCCTGCACACCATCAAGCCCTCGCAGAGCGGCAACTACGTCGCCACTGGCGGCATCGACGGCAATGTGTCGCTGATAGAGCTGTCCCCGTCGCTGTGCACGCTGGCCCCAGATGAGAAGAACATCATCGGCACTCTCTTGGAGAACGAAAGCTTGCGGGACAAGAATCTTGATCGCGCCATGAaggagagacgtgcggtgGAGCGTCAGCGTCAGCATCGCAGCACGCTCATCTCCGGCATCACCAGAAGGCCGACGACCGAGGAAGCCGCGCTGGACGACGTTGCCGCGAAGTACGTTGAAAGGGTGAACGCCGAGAAGGCCCAGGACATACACACCCGCGAAGAAGCTGATGCGCTGCGACTCAAGGCACTGGAGGACCTGGAGGATGGCATAGATCTCTACGACTAG
- a CDS encoding putative small nuclear ribonucleoprotein, producing the protein MPAHKTLPNLNHFMEKRIVVKIQGGRSISGVLRGVDEHMSIVLHDAMDETRNAAVSGEARMALGTTVIRGSAIVEIVSAGV; encoded by the coding sequence ATGCCGGCGCACAAGACGCTTCCCAACCTCAACCACTTCATGGAGAAACGGATTGTGGTGAAGATACAAGGTGGCCGTTCCATCTCCGGCGTGCTGCGGGGTGTTGACGAGCACATGAGCATTGTGCTACACGACGCCATGGATGAGACCCGCAACGCAGCTGTCAGCGGCGAGGCCAGGATGGCTCTCGGCACCACGGTGATCcgtggcagcgccatcgtcgaGATCGTGAGCGCCGGTGTTTGA